In bacterium, a genomic segment contains:
- a CDS encoding COX15/CtaA family protein: MTDISPARRLASWLLFLSMLITILMLWGGFVRISGSGLSIPDWPLINGSLLPPFSEEGWQAVFDDYKQAYPALTDGMSLGTFETQFAIEYFHRFLAALVGIVLLAIIIRARKHPEVWAVSKRPLLWSGGLILVQAILGGMVVKLDLAAAVLAIHLGMAYVIFAILFWQALKLSRLGDPLRAGHEKAQRFGKEAIAATLIQVMSGGLVAGTGAGLVMNTWPKVGDHWIPPLSVMWGDFYSPVWANLWQNQILIQFFHRWWAFIVAGAVIHLIIKAMKMNLSPRGRLALRATATILVLQILLGIGNLLMKVPPYMAILHLAVAFLLYMVLIIVTHEVAYEPA; encoded by the coding sequence ATGACTGACATATCGCCTGCGCGCAGGCTGGCCTCATGGCTGCTGTTTCTCTCCATGCTCATCACCATATTGATGTTGTGGGGAGGTTTTGTGAGAATATCCGGCTCAGGACTTTCAATTCCGGATTGGCCGTTAATAAATGGAAGTCTTCTGCCGCCGTTTTCAGAAGAAGGTTGGCAGGCGGTCTTTGACGATTACAAGCAAGCCTATCCGGCGCTGACGGACGGCATGAGCCTCGGCACCTTCGAGACTCAATTCGCGATTGAATATTTCCATCGCTTCCTCGCCGCGCTTGTCGGTATCGTGCTGCTCGCCATCATCATTCGCGCACGCAAGCATCCCGAAGTCTGGGCGGTATCGAAAAGACCCCTGCTATGGTCGGGAGGATTGATACTGGTGCAGGCCATTCTCGGCGGCATGGTAGTCAAACTCGATTTAGCTGCCGCTGTGCTCGCGATTCATCTGGGCATGGCCTATGTCATCTTTGCAATTCTGTTCTGGCAGGCGCTGAAGCTGTCACGACTGGGAGATCCGCTCAGAGCGGGACACGAAAAGGCGCAGCGTTTCGGAAAAGAAGCTATCGCCGCCACGCTCATTCAAGTCATGTCCGGCGGACTGGTCGCAGGGACAGGCGCGGGATTGGTGATGAACACATGGCCGAAAGTCGGAGACCACTGGATTCCGCCGCTGTCCGTCATGTGGGGCGATTTCTATTCGCCGGTCTGGGCAAACCTCTGGCAAAACCAGATTCTGATTCAGTTCTTTCACAGATGGTGGGCATTCATCGTCGCCGGAGCTGTAATTCATCTCATTATCAAAGCGATGAAGATGAATCTTTCGCCGCGCGGCAGGCTCGCGCTGCGTGCCACCGCCACCATCCTTGTGCTGCAAATTCTGCTCGGCATCGGAAATCTGCTGATGAAGGTGCCGCCGTACATGGCCATACTGCATCTCGCCGTTGCGTTTCTGCTCTATATGGTCTTGATTATCGTGACACACGAAGTGGCGTACGAACCAGCGTAA
- a CDS encoding protoheme IX farnesyltransferase has product MSQFRDYINLMKPSIMLLVLLTGAAALMLEGSFGAGNWEFWAILLGLMLTGGCANGLNQYFERDIDAQMGRTKNRRPLALRKMEPKHALVFVVSCGVIAILLFGLLFNWLSAAAAFATIVFYSFYYTLWLKPRTHLNIVIGGAAGAMAPIIAWIAATGTLSFTPWLLFLIVFFWTPPHFWALALCVKKDYARVSIPMLPVIKGDHETRRQILLYTFVLVAISLLLHAGLLYMTAALVLGGLFVYKAWKLLKGAEQNYAWGLFKYSIVYLTALFVIIMADAAITK; this is encoded by the coding sequence ATGTCTCAATTCCGCGATTACATTAACCTCATGAAGCCGTCCATTATGCTGCTGGTGCTGCTCACCGGCGCGGCGGCGCTCATGCTTGAAGGTTCGTTCGGCGCGGGGAATTGGGAGTTCTGGGCGATATTGCTCGGATTAATGCTCACGGGCGGATGCGCCAACGGACTGAATCAGTATTTCGAACGCGACATTGACGCGCAGATGGGTCGGACCAAGAACCGCAGACCGCTCGCGCTGAGGAAGATGGAGCCGAAGCATGCCCTTGTGTTTGTCGTCTCCTGCGGTGTGATTGCGATTCTGCTCTTCGGCCTGCTGTTCAACTGGCTTTCCGCCGCCGCAGCGTTCGCCACGATTGTCTTCTACAGCTTCTACTACACGCTTTGGCTGAAGCCGCGCACGCACTTGAACATCGTTATCGGCGGCGCCGCCGGAGCCATGGCGCCTATCATCGCGTGGATTGCCGCGACCGGAACACTTTCGTTCACGCCGTGGCTGCTGTTTCTGATTGTATTCTTCTGGACGCCGCCGCACTTCTGGGCGCTGGCGCTCTGTGTCAAGAAGGACTACGCGCGCGTCTCGATTCCGATGCTCCCCGTTATCAAGGGCGACCACGAAACGCGCCGTCAAATCCTGCTCTACACCTTTGTGCTCGTGGCCATTTCGCTTTTGCTGCATGCCGGATTGCTGTACATGACCGCCGCGCTTGTGCTCGGCGGATTGTTCGTCTATAAAGCCTGGAAACTCTTGAAGGGAGCCGAGCAGAACTACGCCTGGGGTCTCTTCAAATACTCGATTGTCTATCTCACCGCGCTGTTTGTGATTATCATGGCCGACGCGGCCATCACCAAGTAA
- a CDS encoding cytochrome c oxidase assembly protein, with product METQEELKSAETKRKNKKLALLLLIPVVVLMFGFTYAQVPLFRMFCQKIGISISPLNEVEYASTGRMCKVLYTGVTAGTLPVYFKPKESVQTVEVGQPFKNSYRFVNMSKDTVHFRPVHSILPEGAATKFTMTKCFCFDDQTMAPGAEREFEVVSVLSADMDASIEQVTLHYTLFEKDPETMEKNREIPNIASGTATGGSN from the coding sequence GTGGAAACGCAAGAAGAACTGAAATCGGCTGAAACAAAGCGCAAGAACAAAAAACTTGCCCTGCTGCTGCTTATTCCCGTGGTCGTGCTGATGTTCGGCTTCACCTACGCACAGGTGCCGCTGTTCCGCATGTTCTGCCAGAAAATCGGCATCTCGATTTCGCCGCTCAATGAAGTCGAATATGCGAGCACAGGCCGCATGTGCAAGGTGCTCTACACCGGTGTGACCGCCGGCACCCTGCCCGTTTATTTCAAGCCGAAGGAATCCGTGCAGACCGTCGAAGTGGGACAGCCCTTCAAGAACAGCTACCGCTTCGTCAATATGTCCAAGGACACCGTGCATTTCCGTCCCGTGCACTCGATTCTGCCCGAAGGCGCCGCGACCAAATTCACCATGACAAAGTGTTTCTGCTTTGATGACCAGACCATGGCCCCGGGTGCCGAGCGCGAGTTTGAAGTCGTTTCGGTCTTAAGTGCCGATATGGATGCGTCCATCGAGCAGGTGACGCTGCACTACACGCTGTTTGAAAAAGACCCCGAGACGATGGAGAAAAACCGCGAGATTCCCAATATCGCTTCGGGGACCGCGACGGGAGGGAGCAACTGA
- a CDS encoding heme-copper oxidase subunit III: MSHTASHGHDAHHDHIHLPPPSYWPIFTAMSVGLLLTGVLMWLWEASMSMSAIFIGASLSVFGMMGWCQALIKENADIPNILEDDKWMKMGLKLFLVSEAAIFGAFFGHHYYTRFDFPQWPPVGAPHLDTTLPAIATLILMTSSVTMEYSHHLLKHDKREKSRLWLGITFILGIVFLGFQGHEYGFLKAYDQFTLSSGMFGSHFFAMTGFHGAHVATGIIMMAIVWLRMRLGHYTPERHFSFAAASWYWHFVDVIWIFLFFTIYLF, translated from the coding sequence ATGTCCCACACCGCATCTCACGGGCACGACGCCCATCACGATCACATTCATCTGCCGCCGCCCAGCTACTGGCCAATCTTCACGGCCATGTCGGTCGGACTGCTCCTGACGGGCGTTCTGATGTGGCTCTGGGAAGCGTCCATGAGCATGTCCGCCATTTTTATCGGCGCATCTCTGTCCGTTTTCGGAATGATGGGCTGGTGTCAGGCGCTCATCAAGGAAAACGCCGATATCCCCAACATCCTCGAAGACGACAAGTGGATGAAGATGGGACTGAAGCTCTTCCTGGTTTCGGAAGCGGCCATCTTCGGTGCGTTCTTCGGGCATCACTACTACACCCGCTTCGATTTCCCGCAGTGGCCCCCTGTCGGCGCGCCGCATCTCGATACCACTCTGCCTGCTATCGCCACGCTGATTCTGATGACGTCATCCGTGACCATGGAGTATTCGCACCATCTGCTCAAGCACGACAAGCGCGAAAAGTCCCGGCTGTGGCTTGGCATCACCTTCATTCTGGGTATCGTCTTCTTGGGCTTCCAAGGGCATGAATACGGCTTCCTCAAAGCCTATGATCAGTTCACGCTGTCCAGCGGCATGTTCGGCTCGCACTTCTTTGCCATGACCGGATTCCACGGAGCCCACGTTGCCACCGGAATCATCATGATGGCCATTGTCTGGCTCCGCATGAGACTGGGTCACTATACCCCTGAACGGCACTTCAGCTTTGCCGCCGCCTCGTGGTACTGGCACTTTGTGGACGTTATCTGGATTTTCCTGTTCTTCACGATTTACCTGTTCTAA
- a CDS encoding TlpA family protein disulfide reductase — MSKSANLCRFAILLTCLLGLRMDAAAQPLVGSAAPNFTLNFSNGGSFTLSSLLGEVVHLNFFGATCGDCIADGLLSEEIYDLFATNTAFNIIGIDVWNLPAAYVNTTFRTNSGITYPLLVQGRNTAIAYNMEVNPVPSTTDIEHRGHVIIDQQGIIRYYAIYNPFDETQQAEMICVIKNLLGIAPPPPQNAAIIRMDEFGPLKLCWQPAVEPEGCDMRYLVFKSFAGDWSDEEFVTSTFETAIMLTSFPDSTCIFHVVAERQMP; from the coding sequence ATGTCAAAATCCGCGAATTTGTGCCGATTTGCGATTCTCTTGACCTGTCTGCTTGGACTGCGGATGGACGCAGCCGCGCAGCCCCTTGTCGGCTCGGCGGCTCCCAATTTTACACTCAATTTCAGCAACGGCGGCAGCTTCACCCTGTCCAGCCTGCTGGGCGAAGTCGTGCACCTCAACTTCTTCGGTGCCACCTGCGGTGACTGTATTGCCGACGGGTTGCTGTCCGAGGAAATCTATGACCTGTTCGCAACCAACACCGCCTTCAATATCATTGGCATAGATGTCTGGAATCTCCCTGCGGCGTATGTCAACACAACCTTCCGCACAAACTCCGGCATCACCTATCCGCTGCTGGTGCAAGGCCGTAACACGGCCATTGCCTACAACATGGAGGTCAACCCTGTTCCCTCCACGACGGATATCGAGCACCGCGGTCACGTCATCATTGACCAGCAGGGAATCATCCGCTATTACGCGATCTACAATCCCTTCGATGAAACACAGCAGGCGGAGATGATTTGCGTCATCAAGAACCTGCTCGGCATCGCGCCGCCGCCGCCGCAGAATGCGGCCATCATCCGCATGGATGAATTCGGACCCTTGAAGCTTTGCTGGCAGCCTGCAGTTGAACCGGAGGGCTGTGACATGAGGTATCTGGTCTTCAAGTCCTTCGCCGGTGATTGGAGCGACGAGGAGTTTGTCACTTCCACATTCGAGACGGCCATCATGCTGACTTCCTTTCCCGATTCCACGTGTATCTTTCACGTCGTCGCAGAACGGCAAATGCCCTGA
- a CDS encoding YncE family protein, giving the protein MSIFQLVIAPALLAAVLLYSGCSDSDSTTSASLVVDFPAAYVVMGEQGSLAVIDLRTDQLAGALPLRKMNRLAVSWPHHVSLSPDKARIAVGAVGADLSGGHGGHGDAGGSAVVVNAVTGATIASRDTESGIHNVAFSPDGTTLWFAEMSDSGQVHVVNSETLQSIATLPAGDEPAEVTFSSDGHLAFAANGASADVTVYDVASRQYLRTIPVGENPVGAWPGGNGWMYVDNENSRTISVFHHDSSSVSATIDLGFKPGYAALLTARNELWVSNADSGKVVIFEQSDSGWSRVAEIATGADAHAIAFTSDGVKAYITNQGAGTVSVVDTASRAKITDVSVGHRPNGIVLRELNG; this is encoded by the coding sequence ATGAGCATCTTCCAACTCGTGATCGCGCCTGCGCTGCTTGCCGCAGTTCTGTTGTATAGCGGTTGCTCGGACAGTGACAGCACTACCTCAGCCTCCCTGGTGGTGGATTTTCCAGCTGCGTATGTTGTGATGGGTGAACAGGGAAGTCTTGCAGTAATTGATTTGCGGACGGATCAGCTTGCAGGCGCACTGCCGCTGCGCAAGATGAACCGCCTGGCTGTCTCGTGGCCGCACCATGTTTCACTCAGTCCGGACAAAGCACGAATAGCGGTGGGCGCGGTAGGCGCGGATCTCAGCGGCGGGCACGGGGGACATGGAGACGCAGGCGGATCGGCGGTGGTCGTGAATGCCGTCACCGGTGCAACGATCGCATCCCGCGACACCGAATCTGGGATACATAACGTCGCATTTTCACCGGACGGCACAACGCTATGGTTTGCTGAGATGAGTGATAGCGGACAAGTGCATGTGGTCAACAGCGAGACGCTGCAGAGTATCGCCACGCTTCCCGCCGGAGACGAACCGGCTGAAGTGACGTTTTCAAGCGACGGACATCTTGCTTTCGCGGCCAACGGCGCCTCCGCAGATGTGACTGTGTATGACGTCGCCAGCCGGCAGTACTTGCGAACAATTCCTGTTGGCGAGAATCCGGTTGGGGCATGGCCCGGTGGGAACGGTTGGATGTACGTGGACAACGAAAACAGCCGCACAATATCCGTGTTTCATCACGACTCGTCTTCGGTGTCGGCCACGATTGACCTCGGCTTTAAGCCCGGATACGCGGCCCTGCTGACCGCACGCAACGAACTGTGGGTGTCAAACGCCGATTCAGGAAAAGTCGTCATATTTGAGCAATCCGATTCCGGCTGGTCGCGTGTCGCGGAGATTGCGACCGGCGCGGATGCTCACGCGATTGCCTTTACGTCTGATGGTGTAAAGGCCTACATTACGAACCAAGGAGCGGGTACGGTTTCCGTTGTTGATACCGCGTCCCGTGCCAAAATTACGGACGTGTCTGTCGGCCACAGGCCGAATGGTATTGTCTTGCGGGAGCTGAATGGATAA